A segment of the Candidatus Synechococcus calcipolaris G9 genome:
TACCGAGGCAATGTTGGGACGATTGTTGAAGAATATGAGCCTGGGGTGTTTGAGGTGGAGTTTAGTGACACAACCGGCCGAGCTTATACTATTCAAACCTTGCACGATTCTCAATTAATGCCGCTGCACTGTGGGCATGGGGAGCTTCGGGTGGTCGGGGGATG
Coding sequences within it:
- a CDS encoding DUF4926 domain-containing protein yields the protein MKLLDIVALVQDFPELGLYRGNVGTIVEEYEPGVFEVEFSDTTGRAYTIQTLHDSQLMPLHCGHGELRVVGGCPVVGSG